One Dreissena polymorpha isolate Duluth1 chromosome 9, UMN_Dpol_1.0, whole genome shotgun sequence genomic window carries:
- the LOC127845467 gene encoding tumor necrosis factor ligand superfamily member 15-like yields the protein MKPAAKLVGQISNPKLEPQRKEMETVVAWFHGRDLDYTTGYMRYGVRYQNGRLIVPLTGTYNIYSFLSLTENNDSPEYHSVKSTNETLVKHAMYKYNVKIGEDVELASSLQTHRQSTGRNFNAFSSQISTLVQLEAGDEISVKISDITLTSYPGDNFFGLHMI from the exons ATGAAGCCTGCAGCAAAACTCGTCGGCCAAATATCAAACCCAAAACTAG aacCTCAAAGAAAAGAAATGGAAACAGTAGTTGCATGGTTCCACGGCCGTGATTTGGACTATACTACCGGTTACATGAGATACGGTGTCAGATACCAGAACGGTCGCCTTATTGTACCTCTCACGGGCACTTACAATATTTACTCCTTTCTGAGTTTGACAGAAAACAATGACTCACCAGAATACCATTCAGTGAAAAGCACAAATGAAACGCTGGTGAAACACGccatgtacaaatataatgttaAGATTGGAGAAGACGTGGAACTAGCGTCCTCTCTTCAAACGCACCGACAGTCGACCGGTCGAAATTTCAATGCTTTCAGCTCGCAGATTTCAACTTTGGTACAGTTAGAGGCTGGCGACGAAATTTCGGTAAAAATCAGCGACATAACTCTTACGTCTTATCCGGGCGATAATTTCTTTGGTTTGCACATGATTTGA